One region of Roseicitreum antarcticum genomic DNA includes:
- a CDS encoding holin family protein: MGLMRSLFGLIFGTAGNASALGDGVRGVAEVFRPNATRAMELGHDAYMAAHATHGAEFQHARTGWFDGFVNGLNRLPRPLLALGTLALFVYAMRDPSGFAVRMEGLATVPEPLWWLLGAVVAFYFGARESHHLRSGWQVARPAAPAAAAAGATQGQGDAAVSPGVGRTTPGYVPDAGPESGRDPAQANPALRDWMARAS, encoded by the coding sequence ATGGGGTTGATGCGGTCGCTTTTCGGGTTGATCTTTGGCACGGCGGGCAATGCCAGTGCGCTGGGCGACGGGGTGCGCGGCGTGGCCGAGGTGTTCCGCCCCAATGCCACCCGCGCGATGGAGCTGGGCCACGACGCCTACATGGCAGCGCATGCCACCCATGGGGCCGAGTTTCAGCATGCCCGCACCGGCTGGTTCGATGGGTTTGTGAACGGGCTGAACCGGCTGCCGCGCCCGCTGCTGGCGCTGGGTACGCTGGCGCTGTTCGTCTATGCGATGCGCGATCCTTCGGGGTTTGCCGTGCGCATGGAGGGGTTGGCCACGGTGCCCGAGCCGCTTTGGTGGCTGCTGGGCGCGGTGGTGGCGTTCTACTTTGGCGCGCGCGAATCGCACCATCTGCGCAGTGGCTGGCAGGTTGCGCGGCCGGCGGCACCGGCGGCGGCGGCGGCAGGTGCGACGCAGGGCCAAGGGGATGCGGCGGTGTCGCCGGGAGTGGGGCGCACCACGCCAGGATACGTGCCAGATGCGGGGCCAGAATCGGGGCGAGACCCTGCTCAGGCCAACCCGGCATTGCGCGACTGGATGGCGCGGGCTTCCTGA
- a CDS encoding holin-associated N-acetylmuramidase gives MSSVSARVRQIALDIVAREGGYVNDPDDPGGATHFGVTIHTMRRLGLDLTEDGQVTTADVRALSRAQAVEIFIDSYFKLPRIDALPEPLQASVFDMQVNAGANAVRILQKLCLDMGHDLAVDGVIGPQTIRVVHQAMADAPDHLVDAYGIARRNYYYALADRRPASRKFARRRDGGKGGWITRAEEFIRPAYHLSAAQHQARVASWG, from the coding sequence ATGAGCAGTGTTTCCGCGCGTGTCCGCCAGATCGCGCTCGATATCGTCGCCCGTGAGGGCGGCTATGTGAACGATCCCGACGATCCCGGCGGGGCCACGCATTTCGGGGTCACGATCCACACCATGCGGCGGCTGGGCCTTGATCTGACCGAAGACGGGCAGGTGACCACGGCGGATGTGCGCGCGCTGAGCCGGGCCCAAGCCGTGGAGATCTTCATCGATTCGTATTTCAAACTGCCCCGGATTGATGCGCTGCCCGAGCCGCTTCAGGCCTCGGTCTTTGACATGCAGGTCAATGCGGGGGCGAATGCGGTGCGTATCTTGCAAAAGCTGTGTCTGGATATGGGGCACGATCTGGCGGTGGACGGCGTGATCGGGCCGCAAACGATCCGGGTGGTGCATCAGGCGATGGCGGATGCGCCCGACCATCTGGTCGATGCCTACGGCATTGCGCGGCGCAACTATTACTACGCGCTGGCCGACAGGCGCCCGGCCAGCCGCAAATTCGCGCGCAGGCGCGACGGCGGCAAGGGGGGCTGGATCACCCGCGCTGAAGAGTTCATTCGCCCGGCCTATCACCTGAGCGCCGCGCAACATCAGGCACGGGTGGCATCATGGGGTTGA
- a CDS encoding MDR family oxidoreductase → MFTALVVEKDADGKTHAGVKQLPLGDLPPGNVTVAVEYSTLNYKDGMCLGSGGGLVRTYPHVPGIDFAGTVEASDDPRYVPGDKVVLTGWRVGEVHWGGYATRARVNADWLVPLPAGLTTRQAMAVGTAGFTAMLAVMALEDHGVTPERGEVLVTGAAGGVGSVAVALLAALGYRVAAVTGRPELGDYLRDLGAARIIARADLSEAIKRPLEAEAWAGCVDAVGSVMLARVLGQMQYGGSVAAVGLAGGADLPATVIPFLLRGVNLLGIDSVMRPYDDRVRAWARIAADLPMAQLEAMIRPATLADRPGLGAEILKGQVQGRVVVDVNG, encoded by the coding sequence ATGTTCACCGCATTGGTCGTAGAGAAAGACGCCGACGGCAAGACCCACGCCGGGGTGAAGCAACTGCCGCTGGGCGATCTGCCGCCCGGCAATGTGACGGTCGCGGTGGAATATTCGACCCTGAACTACAAGGACGGGATGTGCCTTGGTTCTGGGGGCGGGTTGGTACGGACCTATCCGCATGTGCCGGGGATCGACTTTGCCGGAACGGTCGAGGCCAGCGACGACCCCCGGTATGTGCCGGGCGACAAGGTGGTGCTGACCGGCTGGCGGGTGGGCGAGGTGCATTGGGGCGGTTATGCCACCCGCGCCCGGGTCAATGCCGACTGGTTGGTGCCGCTGCCCGCGGGCCTGACCACACGGCAGGCCATGGCGGTGGGCACGGCGGGGTTTACCGCGATGCTGGCGGTGATGGCGCTGGAGGATCACGGGGTGACGCCTGAGCGGGGCGAGGTGTTGGTAACCGGGGCTGCGGGCGGCGTCGGCTCGGTCGCGGTGGCGCTGCTGGCCGCGCTGGGATACCGCGTCGCGGCCGTGACCGGGCGGCCCGAACTGGGCGATTACCTGCGTGATCTGGGGGCCGCGCGGATCATTGCGCGCGCCGACCTGTCCGAAGCCATCAAGCGCCCGCTGGAGGCCGAGGCATGGGCGGGCTGCGTCGATGCGGTGGGCAGCGTGATGCTGGCCCGCGTGTTGGGACAGATGCAATATGGCGGCTCGGTTGCGGCGGTCGGGCTGGCGGGGGGGGCGGATCTGCCCGCGACGGTGATCCCGTTCTTGCTGCGCGGCGTGAACCTGTTGGGCATCGATTCGGTGATGCGGCCCTATGACGACCGGGTGCGCGCCTGGGCGCGGATCGCCGCCGATTTGCCGATGGCGCAATTGGAGGCGATGATTCGCCCCGCCACGCTGGCTGATCGGCCGGGGCTGGGCGCCGAGATCCTGAAGGGGCAGGTGCAGGGCCGCGTGGTTGTGGATGTAAACGGGTGA
- a CDS encoding DinB family protein, producing the protein MITPDYVRHMAAYNAWQNGQMDHAMGGLDEAALRAGRGAFWGSILGTANHVLWADQVWMARFGGGQAPEVVLADSAGIFPGLAAWRAAREDLDRRITRWAAGLGADDLVGTLSWHSGVLGTEVSRPIDVLLVHMFNHQTHHRGQIHAMLSDAGTSAPTTDLFLMPDAGAASRF; encoded by the coding sequence ATGATCACGCCCGACTATGTCCGCCACATGGCCGCCTATAACGCCTGGCAGAACGGCCAGATGGACCATGCTATGGGGGGCCTCGACGAGGCGGCGCTGCGGGCCGGGCGGGGGGCGTTCTGGGGCTCGATCCTGGGGACGGCGAACCACGTTTTGTGGGCCGATCAGGTCTGGATGGCGCGCTTTGGTGGGGGGCAAGCGCCGGAGGTGGTGCTGGCAGACAGCGCCGGGATATTCCCCGGCCTTGCGGCGTGGCGCGCCGCGCGGGAGGACCTCGACCGTCGCATCACGCGTTGGGCGGCGGGGCTGGGCGCGGATGATCTGGTGGGGACGCTCAGTTGGCATTCCGGCGTGCTGGGCACTGAAGTCTCGCGCCCCATCGACGTGTTGCTGGTGCATATGTTCAACCACCAGACACATCACCGTGGCCAGATCCATGCCATGCTGAGTGATGCCGGTACCTCCGCCCCCACAACCGATCTGTTCTTGATGCCCGACGCCGGAGCGGCATCGCGATTTTGA